A genomic stretch from Aedes albopictus strain Foshan chromosome 2, AalbF5, whole genome shotgun sequence includes:
- the LOC134286582 gene encoding uncharacterized protein LOC134286582 encodes MRHHTLLHPTSGLPNVAVMNNHSEELQPMSGPLFRIMPVTLYGNGCKVNVFAFIDEGSQLTLLEEVIAKQLGIDGPAEPLSLQWTGDIKRNESKSQRVSMEVSGTGSLKRFKLSDARTVGGLLLPSQSMRYEELASRYPYLRGLPLQNYVYVMPKILIDLDNLKLTVPLKVREGGWKDPIAAKSRLGWSIYGCSQAPAPSVICGFHFGGWTDPDRQLSDVVRDFFALENAGIACPQKILESEEDKRARMLLETTTRRVPTGFETGLLWKTDKVSFPDSRGMASRRLRALESQLSKDPETYENVRLQINLYLEKGYAHVASGPELAAIQPDQVWYLPLGVHKNHKKPKKVRLTWDGRASVQGISFNSALLKGPDMLSSLPSILSHFRLYRFALTGDIKEMFHRIRIREENRQYQRFLWRNDPEHPPNIFVMDVATFGSTSSPCSAQYVKNVNAEEFADEYPRAAYAIHYHYVDDYLDSFVSREKAILIGKQVKMIHREGGFELRNFQSNDAQIAAEVGELSEECDKSLFLDKSEGVESVLGMRWTPSDDCFTYDLTMRRDLAIIIQEGHVPTKREVLRVVMSLFDPLGLIAFYLVHGKILMQEIWASGAQWDDVINERLYDRWVQWKRLLHQLSSIQVPRCYFPTAEAEVYRSLQVHVFVDASESAYSSVAYFRVESDHGPLVALVGAKSKVAPLKMLTIPRLELQAAVSGTRLLNSVISMHGLPVAQRFL; translated from the coding sequence ATGAGACACCATACTCTGTTGCATCCTACAAGCGGACTGCCAAATGTGGCCGTCATGAACAACCATTCAGAAGAACTTCAACCGATGAGTGGTCCACTCTTCAGAATCATGCCAGTAACTTTGTATGGGAACGGCTGCAAGGTCAACGTGTTCGCGTTCATCGACGAAGGGTCACAGCTTACGCTTCTGGAAGAGGTCATCGCTAAGCAGCTAGGAATTGATGGTCCCGCAGAACCTCTGAGTCTACAGTGGACTGGAGACATCAAGAGGAATGAGTCGAAATCCCAGCGAGTCTCTATGGAAGTTTCGGGAACAGGATCACTCAAACGTTTCAAACTGTCGGATGCTCGAACCGTTGGAGGTCTTTTACTACCGTCGCAGTCCATGCGTTATGAGGAGTTGGCTTCGAGATACCCGTACCTAAGAGGTTTACCGCTGCAAAACTATGTGTACGTTATGCCGAAGATCCTCATCGATCTTGACAATTTGAAACTCACGGTGCCACTGAAAGTTAGAGAAGGAGGATGGAAGGACCCTATCGCGGCTAAAAGCCGCCTTGGGTGGAGCATTTATGGTTGTTCACAGGCACCGGCGCCGTCAGTTATCTGTGGGTTTCATTTTGGAGGATGGACCGATCCGGATCGACAATTGAGCGATGTCGTACGAGATTTCTTTGCTCTGGAAAATGCAGGCATCGCATGTCCACAGAAAATTCTGGAATCTGAGGAGGATAAGAGAGCCAGAATGTTGTTAGAAACGACCACTCGTAGAGTTCCAACCGGGTTCGAGACGGGCCTCCTGTGGAAGACCGATAAGGTGAGTTTTCCCGACAGCCGAGGCATGGCTTCTCGACGACTTCGTGCACTTGAAAGTCAGCTGAGCAAGGATCCTGAGACATACGAGAACGTTCGTCTTCAAATAAATCTGTATCTCGAAAAGGGATATGCCCACGTAGCATCCGGACCAGAATTAGCAGCGATACAGCCAGATCAAGTGTGGTATTTGCCCCTGGGTGTTCACAAAAACCATAAAAAGCCAAAGAAAGTGCGTTTGACGTGGGATGGAAGAGCGTCAGTACAGGGAATTTCCTTCAACTCTGCTCTTTTGAAAGGACCGGACATGCTATCTTCGCTCCCAAGTATTCTCAGTCATTTTCGCCTATACCGCTTCGCATTGACGGGAGACATTAAGGAGATGTTCCATCGCATAAGAATCCGGGAAGAAAATCGCCAATACCAAAGATTTCTGTGGAGAAACGATCCTGAGCATCCTCCCAATATTTTCGTAATGGACGTTGCAACATTTGGGTCGACCAGCTCTCCGTGCTCGGCCCAGTACGTTAAAAATGTGAATGCTGAAGAGTTCGCCGATGAATACCCACGTGCTGCGTATGCAATCCATTATCATTACGTGGATGACTATTTAGATAGTTTTGTTTCACGCGAGAAGGCCATTTTAATTGGCAAGCAGGTGAAGATGATACACCGCGAAGGGGGCTTTGAGCTGCGCAACTTTCAATCTAACGATGCTCAAATAGCTGCAGAAGTCGGGGAACTGTCAGAGGAATGTGACAAATCGCTGTTTCTGGACAAATCGGAAGGTGTTGAGTCCGTTCTTGGGATGAGATGGACTCCTAGCGATGACTGTTTCACATACGACCTAACAATGCGCAGAGATTTGGCGATCATCATACAGGAGGGACACGTTCCAACGAAGCGAGAGGTGCTAAGAGTGGTCATGAGCCTCTTCGACCCTCTTGGGCTGATCGCATTCTATCTTGTGCACGGAAAGATCCTCATGCAGGAAATTTGGGCTTCCGGGGCTCAATGGGACGATGTGATCAACGAGCGACTGTACGATCGATGGGTGCAATGGAAGAGACTGTTGCATCAATTAAGCTCAATTCAGGTACCACGTTGCTATTTTCCAACGGCGGAGGCGGAAGTATACCGCTCACTTCAAGTCCACGTATTCGTAGATGCTAGCGAGTCAGCTTATTCGAGCGTAGCATATTTCAGAGTGGAATCTGATCACGGCCCTCTAGTAGCTCTGGTGGGCGCTAAATCCAAGGTGGCACCGCTGAAAATGTTAACAATTCCGCGTTTGGAGCTTCAAGCTGCAGTATCAGGAACTCGTTTGTTGAACAGCGTGATTTCTATGCACGGGCTACCGGTTGCTCAGCGATTCCTGTGA
- the LOC134288101 gene encoding uncharacterized protein LOC134288101: MPWQKAGSIPRPIGADMVACDSCQMWCHYTCAKVEAEVKNREWYCSTCEPLAKELPPTRPVKLTVSEKDSKRSGKSTAGSKTSRKTKKTIGDKSVTSSVRARLALEMQVLEEQQRMQEEVLAAEKEIKDLQLQHEREVMEKERAFEARKLADEKAFLERKMAEELEYRKQQMAIKKQSLEDKAKLVRQISQCGSSRTSEISSVPDSRKRVEEWLEKSDRQTEGVAGACTSVVVPDANIERKLRATPEISALILRKSSDQHCENTHMFPIKSLHNTTQIGTVPDMTRQLADMDLNRSGADAVADARIGAANIRAQREFYLQNQSRNNREKNVLLTEPQVSRSLGSGSRQPVEEYDGPTNRQLAARQVMGKDLPPFSGRPEEWPLWYSNFQRSTTTCGFSDDENLIRLQRCLKGEALETVRSKLLCPSSVPHVIRTLEMRYGRPGTLIRVMTERIRLLPSPRTNDLNSIIEFGLAVDSLVEHLRNSGQGSHLNNPSLLHDLVTKLPVDHRLKWAAYKGSLHEPNLTAFGSFMSTMVELAYEVADDILPENSKQTSQQKPKERAFLHAHSESQVPNERAKKCCVVCNAEGHRIGDCSMFKQMGIDERYKVVQQNGLCRTCLNQHGRWPCKT, encoded by the coding sequence ATGCCATGGCAGAAGGCGGGATCGATTCCCAGGCCCATAGGAGCTGACATGGTTGCGTGCGATTCGTGTCAGATGTGGTGTCATTATACGTGCGCCAAGGTGGAAGCTGAAGTCAAGAATCGGGAGTGGTACTGCTCGACCTGTGAACCCCTGGCAAAAGAGTTGCCACCGACTAGACCGGTGAAACTGACAGTCTCCGAGAAGGATTCCAAAAGATCTGGTAAGTCAACCGCGGGAAGCAAGACGTCCAGAAAGACGAAGAAGACGATTGGTGATAAAAGTGTTACATCGAGTGTGCGTGCACGACTGGCGCTGGAAATGCAGGTCTTGGAGGAACAACAACGTATGCAGGAAGAAGTGTTGGCAGCCGAAAAGGAAATTAAAGATCTACAGCTGCAGCATGAACGAGAAGTAATGGAGAAAGAAAGGGCCTTCGAGGCGAGGAAGCTTGCTGACGAAAAGGCGTTTCTAGAGCGGAAGATGGCTGAAGAATTAGAGTATCGGAAGCAACAGATGGCTATCAAAAAGCAATCGCTGGAAGATAAGGCTAAGCTAGTTCGGCAGATATCACAATGCGGTAGTAGCCGTACAAGCGAAATTTCGAGTGTTCCGGATTCGAGGAAACGTGTAGAGGAGTGGCTGGAGAAGTCAGATCGGCAGACAGAGGGAGTCGCTGGAGCATGCACGTCAGTCGTAGTTCCTGATGCCAACATCGAACGCAAATTACGAGCAACTCCTGAAATATCCGCGCTCATTCTTCGAAAAAGCAGCGACCAACATTGCGAGAATACACACATGTTTCCGATAAAAAGCCTACACAACACGACCCAGATTGGAACCGTTCCGGACATGACACGGCAGTTAGCTGATATGGATTTGAACAGAAGCGGTGCCGATGCAGTTGCAGATGCCAGGATCGGTGCTGCTAATATTCGGGCGCAACGGGAGTTTTATCTGCAGAATCAATCCAGAAACAATCGGGAGAAAAATGTGTTGCTAACTGAACCACAAGTTTCCAGATCGTTGGGCAGTGGTTCTCGTCAACCTGTAGAGGAGTATGATGGGCCAACAAACCGTCAATTAGCAGCCCGCCAGGTCATGGGAAAAGACCTCCCACCCTTTTCTGGTAGACCGGAGGAGTGGCCATTGTGGTATAGCAACTTCCAGCGTTCGACCACTACCTGTGGGTTCTCGGATGACGAAAACCTTATCAGACTGCAGCGCTGTTTGAAGGGTGAGGCGTTGGAAACTGTGCGCAGTAAGTTGCTGTGTCCTAGCAGTGTGCCTCATGTTATCAGGACGTTAGAGATGCGGTATGGACGACCCGGGACGCTGATACGCGTGATGACGGAACGGATTCGTCTATTGCCATCGCCCAGGACAAATGATCTGAACAGCATTATTGAATTCGGATTAGCGGTGGACAGTTTGGTCGAGCACTTACGTAATTCAGGGCAAGGATCGCATTTGAATAACCCATCTCTGCTCCACGACCTGGTTACCAAGCTTCCCGTGGATCATCGTTTGAAGTGGGCAGCGTACAAGGGTTCACTGCACGAACCAAATTTAACCGCATTTGGAAGTTTTATGTCTACAATGGTTGAATTGGCCTACGAGGTGGCAGATGATATACTTCCCGAAAATAGCAAACAGACGAGCCAGCAGAAACCCAAAGAACGAGCATTTCTACATGCGCATTCTGAATCACAAGTCCCGAACGAACGAGCGAAGAAATGTTGCGTAGTCTGCAACGCAGAAGGACACCGGATTGGGGACTGTTCCATGTTCAAACAAATGGGCATCGACGAAAGATACAAAGTGGTGCAGCAGAATGGACTTTGTAGGACATGCTTGAATCAACACGGAAGATGGCCATGCAAAACTTGA